In Homo sapiens chromosome 11, GRCh38.p14 Primary Assembly, one DNA window encodes the following:
- the FGF19 gene encoding fibroblast growth factor 19 precursor has product MRSGCVVVHVWILAGLWLAVAGRPLAFSDAGPHVHYGWGDPIRLRHLYTSGPHGLSSCFLRIRADGVVDCARGQSAHSLLEIKAVALRTVAIKGVHSVRYLCMGADGKMQGLLQYSEEDCAFEEEIRPDGYNVYRSEKHRLPVSLSSAKQRQLYKNRGFLPLSHFLPMLPMVPEEPEDLRGHLESDMFSSPLETDSMDPFGLVTGLEAVRSPSFEK; this is encoded by the exons ATGCGGAGCGGGTGTGTGGTGGTCCACGTATGGATCCTGGCCGGCCTCTGGCTGGCCGTGGCCGGGCGCCCCCTCGCCTTCTCGGACGCGGGGCCCCACGTGCACTACGGCTGGGGCGACCCCATCCGCCTGCGGCACCTGTACACCTCCGGCCCCCACGGGCTCTCCAGCTGCTTCCTGCGCATCCGTGCCGACGGCGTCGTGGACTGCGCGCGGGGCCAGAGCGCGCACA GTTTGCTGGAGATCAAGGCAGTCGCTCTGCGGACCGTGGCCATCAAGGGCGTGCACAGCGTGCGGTACCTCTGCATGGGCGCCGACGGCAAGATGCAGGGGCTG cttcaGTACTCGGAGGAAGACTGTGCTTTCGAGGAGGAGATCCGCCCAGATGGCTACAATGTGTACCGATCCGAGAAGCACCGCCTCCCGGTCTCCCTGAGCAGTGCCAAACAGCGGCAGCTGTACAAGAACAGAGGCTTTCTTCCACTCTCTCATTTCCTGCCCATGCTGCCCATGGTCCCAGAGGAGCCTGAGGACCTCAGGGGCCACTTGGAATCTGACATGTTCTCTTCGCCCCTGGAGACCGACAGCATGGACCCATTTGGGCTTGTCACCGGACTGGAGGCCGTGAGGAGTCCCAGCTTTGAGAAGTAA